In Crassostrea angulata isolate pt1a10 chromosome 6, ASM2561291v2, whole genome shotgun sequence, a genomic segment contains:
- the LOC128187873 gene encoding uncharacterized protein LOC128187873, which translates to MDVVLFCLLMFIVVSPTYTLDGDHICKRTVKTERGEHETKEICCMDFEEKNNKCVECSPGFWGWNCTDMCPDNYFGRKCWTKCSCNETQICHHVCGCLQRLDLDYSNMTNNGTSIFLENVTYSSFAEECPTRYTTTDSESAFGKHSPESHSRIAFLIVAASVTGVCIVFGIGLLYRLHLGRNKAECRVHHNMVYDLGDTSRIRENPCVHKEPAEPLYGECSYEDTCYSTLVLRVNNESGREPNTLRQPAFTDDDNIYEYAHRYTHHSDEGRPTDVYITDMTEAAE; encoded by the exons ATGGATGTTGtgcttttttgtttgttaatgttTATTGTTGTGTCACCTACTTACACTCTTGATGGAGATCATATCTGTAAAAGGACTGTGAAAACGGAAAG GGGAGAACATGAAACAAAGGAGATATGCTGTATGGACtttgaagaaaagaataatAAGTGTGTAG AATGCAGTCCAGGCTTTTGGGGATGGAACTGTACTGACATGTGTCCAGATAATTATTTTGGAAGAAAATGCTGGACAAAATGCAGCTGTAATGAAACGCAAATTTGTCATCATGTGTGTGGATGCCTGCAAAGATTGGACTTGGATTATTCAAATATGACAAACAATGGTACTAGTATCTTTTTAGAGAATGTGACGTATTCATCATTTGCAGAGGAGTGTCCTACTAGAT ATACTACAACGGATTCAGAGTCTGCTTTTGGAAAACATTCCCCGGAATCACATTCTAGAATAGCATTTCTTATTGTAGCAGCAAGTGTCACTGGTGTATGTATTGTATTCGGAATAGGACTATTATATCG GTTGCACTTGGGGAGAAATAAAGCAG aatgtCGCGTTCATCACAATATGGTGTACGATTTAGGAGATACATCAAGGATTCGGGAAAACCCATGTGTACACAAAGAGCCAGCAGAGCCTCTGTATGGTGAATGTAGTTACGAAGATACCTGCTACAGTACATTGGTACTAAGAGTGAACAATGAATCTGGTCGGGAACCTAATACATTACGACAGCCAGCCTTTACAGATGATGACAATATATATGAGTATGCACATCGTTATACACATCACAGTGATGAAGGACGGCCAACAGACGTGTATATTACTGATATGACTGAAGCAGCTGAATAA
- the LOC128187875 gene encoding uncharacterized protein LOC128187875 produces MDVAIFCLFVLVVVSPTCTLEGGHICLKSETTESGKLVCCRGYEEKNNKCVECSPGFWGWNCTDRCPKNHYGKRCLTKCSCNETQICHHVCGCLQRLDLDIANMTNNDISIFLENVTYSPFAEECPTTTDELSTSTDNTTDSQSAIGIPSPESNSTIAFLIVAASVTSVCIVFGIGLLYRLHLGRNKAECRVHHNMVYDLGDISRIRENPSVREEPAEPLYGECSYEDTCYSTLVLRVNNESGREPNTLRQPVFTDDDSIYELAHRYTYHSDEGQPTNVSITDMTEAAE; encoded by the exons ATGGATGTTGcgatattttgtttgtttgtgttggTTGTCGTCTCACCTACTTGCACTCTTGAAGGAGGCCATATCTGTTTAAAGAGTGAGACAACGGAGAG tGGAAAACTTGTATGCTGTAGGGGCTATGAAGAAAAGAATAATAAGTGTGTAG AATGCAGTCCCGGCTTCTGGGGATGGAACTGTACTGACAGGTGTCCGAAGAATCATTATGGTAAAAGATGCTTGACAAAATGTAGCTGTAATGAAACGCAGATTTGTCATCATGTGTGTGGATGCTTACAAAGATTGGACTTGGATATTGCAAATATGACAAACAATGATATAAGTATCTTTTTAGAGAATGTGACGTATTCACCTTTTGCAGAGGAGTGTCCTACTACAACCGATGAGTTATCCACAAGCACAG ATAATACAACGGATTCACAGTCTGCTATTGGAATACCTTCCCCGGAATCAAATTCTACAATAGCATTTCTTATTGTAGCAGCAAGTGTCACTAGTGTATGTATTGTATTCGGAATAGGACTGTTATATCG GTTGCACTTGGGGAGAAATAAAGCAG aatgtCGCGTTCATCACAATATGGTGTACGATTTAGGAGATATATCAAGGATTCGGGAAAACCCAAGTGTACGCGAAGAGCCAGCAGAGCCTCTGTATGGTGAATGTAGTTACGAGGACACCTGCTACAGTACATTGGTACTAAGAGTGAACAATGAATCTGGTCGGGAACCTAATACATTACGACAGCCAGTCTTTACAGATGATGACAGTATATATGAGTTAGCACATCGTTATACGTATCATAGTGATGAGGGACAACCAACAAACGTGTCTATTACTGATATGACTGAAGCAGCTGAATAA
- the LOC128187871 gene encoding uncharacterized protein LOC128187871: MDVVIFCLLMYVAVSPTSTLTGGNICPKNVTTDRGELEAKEICCKDYEEKNDKCVECYGSWGWNCSGTCPENHYGGKCGKICTCDNETQICHPVCGCLKRLDLNNSNMTNNETNISLKNVTSSPHAEECPSTIQVLSTTTVSTAQTSTAPLEAKFKIEFLIGAASVTCVCIVSGIGLLYRLHFGRKKAGSRIHHNMVYDLEDTSRIRENPSVHEEPAEPLYGECSYEDTCYSTLVLRVNNESGREPNTSRQPVFTDEYNIYEFAQRYTHHSDGGQPPNVYITDLIEATE, from the exons ATGgatgttgtaattttttgtttgttaatgtaTGTTGCCGTCTCGCCTACTTCCACTCTAACAGGGGGAAATATCTGTCCAAAGAATGTGACAACGGACAG GGGAGAACTTGAAGCAAAAGAGATATGCTGTAAGGATTATGAAGAAAAGAATGATAAGTGTGTAG AATGTTACGGCTCTTGGGGATGGAACTGTTCTGGAACATGCCCAGAGAACCATTATGGGGGGAAATGCGGGAAAATATGCACCTGTGATAATGAAACACAAATATGTCACCCTGTGTGTGGATGTTTGAAAAGATTGGACTTGAATAATTCAAATATGACAAACAACGAAaccaatatttcattaaagaaCGTGACATCTTCACCGCATGCAGAGGAATGTCCTTCTACAATACAAGTGTTATCAACAACCACAG TTTCTACTGCACAGACCTCTACAGCTCCTCTAGAAGCAAAGTTCAAAATAGAATTTCTTATTGGAGCAGCAAGTGTCACCTGTGTGTGTATTGTGTCCGGAATAGGACTGTTATATAG GCTGCACTTTGGAAGAAAAAAAGCAG GAAGTCGCATTCATCATAACATGGTGTATGATTTAGAAGATACATCAAGGATTCGGGAAAACCCAAGTGTACACGAAGAGCCAGCAGAGCCTCTGTATGGAGAATGTAGTTACGAGGACACTTGCTACAGTACATTGGTACTAAGAGTGAACAATGAATCTGGTCGAGAACCGAATACATCACGACAGCCAGTCTTTACAGATGAATACAATATATATGAGTTTGCACAGCGTTATACACATCATAGTGATGGAGGACAGCCACCAAACGTGTATATTACTGATCTGATTGAAGCCACTGAATAA
- the LOC128187880 gene encoding uncharacterized protein LOC128187880 yields MDIAIFCLLMLVVVSPNCTLEGDNICLKSEKNESGELGCCKDYEEKNNKCVECSPGFLGFNCTDRCPKNHYGKRCLTKCSCNETQICHPVCGCLQRLDLDKLNMTKNGTSNFLENVTSSPFAEECSTTTDVLSTSTGLSTAIFLFNTTRDSQSAIGIPSLKSNSRIAFLIGAASVTGVCIVFGIGLLYRLHLGRNKAECRVHHNMVYDLGDIPRIRENPSVHEEPAEPLYGECSYEDTCYSTLVLRVNKESGREPNTSRQPVFTDDDNIYEFAQRYTPHSDEGQPLNVYITDLIEATE; encoded by the exons ATGGATATTGcaatcttttgtttgttaatgttGGTTGTAGTCTCACCTAACTGCACTCTTGAAGGagataatatttgtttaaagaGTGAGAAAAATGAAAG tGGAGAACTGGGATGCTGTAAGGACTATGAAGAAAAGAATAATAAGTGTGTAG AATGCAGTCCCGGCTTTTTGGGATTTAACTGTACTGACAGGTGTCCGAAGAATCATTATGGAAAAAGATGCTTGACAAAATGTAGCTGTAACGAAACGCAGATTTGTCATCCCGTGTGTGGATGCTTGCAAAGATTGGACTTGGATAAATTAAATATGACAAAGAATGGTACTAGCAACTTTTTAGAGAACGTTACGTCTTCGCCTTTTGCAGAGGAATGTTCTACTACAACAGATGTGTTATCCACAAGCACAGGTCTATCTACTGCTATCTTCCTTTTTA ATACTACAAGGGATTCACAGTCTGCTATCGGAATACCTTCCCTGAAATCAAATTCTAGAATAGCATTTCTTATTGGAGCAGCAAGTGTCACTGGTGTATGTATTGTATTCGGAATAGGACTGTTATATCG GTTGCACTTGGGGAGAAATAAAGCAG aatGCCGCGTTCACCACAATATGGTGTACGATTTAGGAGATATACCAAGGATTCGGGAAAACCCAAGTGTACACGAAGAGCCAGCAGAGCCTCTGTATGGTGAATGTAGTTACGAGGATACCTGCTACAGTACATTGGTACTAAGAGTGAACAAGGAATCTGGTCGGGAACCGAATACATCAAGACAGCCAGTCTTTACAGATGATGACAATATATATGAGTTTGCACAGCGTTATACACCTCATAGCGATGAAGGACAGCCACTAAACGTGTATATTACTGATCTGATTGAAGCAACTGAATAA